The Tolypothrix sp. NIES-4075 genome segment TTTGTAGGCTAACTGACCTAAAGCGAGGTCGAGTATGCTAGCCCTGTCAAGGTGACTTTTTGGCAGTTGCCAAAAGTTTGGCAGTGGAGACATGTGGATGTTGAGGGTCATACTTTGCAGGGTCTTTCTTCTTCTTTGGCTCACGGGTGTGTTTGAGAAAAGACTTCAAACGAACCCGCGAGGCTAAATCTTGAAGAATCGAAGCAAATTGTTCGAGTTCAAAATCAGCAAAAATACTCCAACACTCTGGAGCGATCGCAATCATCATTGCTCGATAAGTACCTTGTATTTCGTCAACTATGTAGTAGTCAGAAAGTCCGGCATCAGTTTTTCCGACACCATGCACGCTTGCTAAAACCCCACGGACGGTTGCCAAAATGTTGTGTGACTTGAAGAAGATTCTGGACAGGTTGTCCAACTTTACCTTCCAAAAATAGATGTCCAACTTTACCTTCCAAAGATGTTGAAAAAATAACATGAAAAAAACTAAAGGAAAAGTTGACTTGGAGTAATATTAAAACAACGGACAATTTCAGAGAGAAAATGCAAAGAAATGCCAGGTCTGTAAGTATGATTACAGCGTTGAGGATGAGAAATTAAGTGGGATCTAATCCAAAAGGAAAAAGAAAGGTCTTTTAACCCTTCTTCATCAAGATGCACGCAACGTTCATGGAGGTACAAATAAACATCCTGAATCTGAGGTCGTTTTGATAAATAAGGTGTAATCGCAATTAACTCTTGTAAGCAAGAGATGTTTCGTTGATAGCTTTCCAAATATTCTACCGAACTAAAATAAGTAGCCAAATTAAGGGGAGGCTTTCTTTGACCTAACCATTCTCCACAATGAAAACAATAGCCTGGTTGGCAAAAATTTAACATTCTTTGATGGCAATAGGGGCAAGTATTCTCTAATAAAATGCGATGTTGAGGACAAAACTTAACATTTTAAATTAACCAGAGCAAAGGAATATAAATAACTTCTCCTTGCTCTCGCCAGACTTGATAACAATAGGGACACCAAGCACAAGAATGTTTTAAAAGTGGCTCTACTGAATCAAGGATTTTCAACCAACTCACTAAAGTTAAAGAGCATAAATCTTGACGAGATGTTAACTGTTCTATAGCCGAAACAATGACTGGAGTAATAGATTGAAGTCCATTGATAACTGATAAATTAGAAGAAGTTGTTTTGTTCGTTAAAAATATCTGTTTAATGGAAGTTTTTTTAGTATCTTTCTGCAATAAATATTCCTCATGTTGAATCAAGGGAACGAGCTCATAGGTATAAAGTTGCCAAGGTCGAAGGCAATGCTGTTGTGCTAATCTTTGCAGATAGCTACTTAAACTCTCAGTATCAGGAGTTCCTAAACCTATTGGTTGCAGAGGATAAAGGTGGCTTCTTTTAGGTAAAAATGAAATCGTTAAATTCCAAGAATCATAAGGAATGAAAAAAGTCTGTTTCTTTCTCCTCCTTTTCTGACTCCTCCTTGTTTAAGGGATAACGGCGAGGAGAAGTTTGTGCAATCTGCTTTTTCGTATTTTTTTGCGAAGCTCGCTCTTTCCCAGAATCTTCTGTCCGGCAGACTTCGCGCTCCTTCTTGCTTTGGCTGTATTTCTCCTGAGCAGCACCATGAGATGAGGGGATTAGTTTCAAGTCTCTTTGTAGTTTGAGTAAATCCTCTGATGACTCTTGTAGTTGTTGTTCACCTGTAGAAATAGATTTCAGCATTACCAAACATTGACGGACTCCCAAAGCATGACGTTGTAAATCAGATAAAGTAATAGTCCGAGCATTTCCATCACTATCTAAAACTTCCGAAAGGGTTACAGAAAGCCAATCTTTAAGAATACCTACACAACCTAAACTCCTCTCATAAAGAAATTCCCAATTAGATAATAAATCTGGCTGTTGAGGTAAAGGAAGATATTGACTAAAAGTTTGCACCACACTTTTAAACGCTTTAGCCTCTTGCGAATTATCAGCATGATACCGTTGAAAATGAATGGTTTTACTACGTCGGCATAACTGATCTCCTAAATCAATTAAAGGTAATAAATCATAAGTACCAGTGGGAATAATCTTCACTTGAGTTAGATTGGCTAAAGATTTGAGAGTTTCGGGTTGATCTTTTAATTTCCGACCACTAGGTAACATAGCAAGATGATGGGCTTCATCAATATAAAAAGCATCGGGAGAACGATGAATTAAAGCCGATTCCACTGCACTCCGCCACTTTGAGCAAGATTGCCCATAATTAATCTTTTTCTCGATTAAAGGTTCATTTAACATTTTTAACAGACGGATATAAAAATCTTTCCAATCAAACTGACTAAATTCTGGAGCTTTAGCTTCTAAACCAATTACAGGGACTTTACCCTGATTGTGCTTTAATTCAGGTAAGGCTTTCTCGGTTAGTTTTTGCTCTAAACGGCGCAGTAATGTGGTTTTCCCTACTCCGGTTGCTCCAACCACGAAAATTAAGGAAATCCCCGGTGCTTGATAAACCGATTGCATGACCTCATTGAAAGCCTGAATTAGATGAGGATGAGCCATTGTATAATTAACAAAGAATGTTACTCTCTCAGATATAGGGGCTTGTAATAATTCTTGAGGATAGGCTGATTGTTCCATCCGTTAAAATTCTCCGTAAGATTCAAGAGTTTCATCATTATCAGCGTTATTTGGTAAGACTTCTGAATGATTTTCTATCTCATTAAAGTGAGTCACTTGAAGACTATTTTGAGAAAGTTGTTTCCCTTCAATCAGATTAAGTACCGTTTGATTTTCTAACGCTTGTAAGCGTTGTTTAAGCAATTTTTCCTCGACTTGATAAGCCCCTTGTAAATACTCCATCAATTCAGTATTAGACCTCACCGTCGCTTGACCTTGATGCCTTTTGCGTTGCCGTAAATCAGTACTAATAACTTGTAGTTCTTTTTCCGTGCGCCCTTGGAGATAGGGATAATGATTTGAGGTACACTCATGCCAAAGCCCTTTAACATAGCAATAGGCAACACTAACATTGAATGGGTCAATTTTGACCTCAACTGCTGTTTTCTCCACTTCTGGATTGCGAAAAGCTTGACACCAGTAATAAATATGGTTCACCTTCACTCCCCTTCCGGGCTGTACGATTCGGGTATCGCCACTATGGGGGGAAGGTAAGGTTAAAATTAAAAAGGTTTGGTCATATTCCAAACGACGACTTTCTCGAATCCCTCCTAATTGAATCCCAGTTTCATAAGCTTGAAATGGAGAAAGTCCTAAACTTGAATTGAGTCGGTTATCATAAATCGAATAAGCCCATGTTTCTAATGATTGATAAAGCTCACCAATTGTCCAAACGGCTTGATGAATAGGGTTAACAGACTTGGTTACTTGTCTGTTGTTTTTGAGAATTTGGGTATTTCCTTGTAATTCATGTAACCATAACGTGTTAGTTGTGCCAAATACTCTTTCCACGGGACTTCCATAACGAGGTTCTCCTGAAGGGCGGTATTTGTGGTGACATTTGTAATAAGCCAAAAGTTGTTTAAAATAGACGCTATGAAATTCTTTTCCATTATCGGTAATTATGGTTTGAGGTAATCGACCAAACCTTTTGACACAAATCCGAATTACCATTAAACAACTACGGTAACTGGGTGGTTCAAAGGAAAGATAGAGCGCTAAAATCCTTTTACTATAACCATCTACTAGAAAAGTTGCCCAACAACGACCTAGACTCAGTTGTTCGCTGGAAATAGCACTACTAATATTGCAAGTTGCCAGGGAAATTAAGGAACTAACGCTTGTTAATATCTAAGCAAGTATGGTCAATGTGAGCATTTTCCCAAGGTAATTCTCCATCTTTAGGCATTCCATTGGTTGAATGAAAGGGTTTAGTTTGTTTGGCTATTTTTGAGCCTTGACGAGCTTGGGTAAGTTGATAGTTTTTTTGTCGTTTAATCTGCTCACGAAATGTTCTTTCCGAGGGTGGTTTAAAGGGTGGTTGTTGTTGACTACAAGCTAATTTAAATTCTCGATAGACTCCACTAACTCGTCTATTCTTGGCAGTATAGTAATGTTTTTCAATAAATTCTGCCATAAAATCTAAGAGTGCTGGTTCTAGTTTTTGATGATGACCTTTATCTAAATGTTTGGGCAGTAAGCCTACATAACCATGATTTTCTCCATATAGTTTTTGTGCTTGCTGATATTGTTGACGCCAATGACGAATACTGCGACTGGCTTTGGTAATAGGTAGAGAATTTTCTTCTAAGTATGATTTTATGGCTTCATAGCGAGCATTAGCGGTTTCTAAATCTTGAGGACGTGCTTTGAGCAGGAGTTGTTGAACTTCCTCGTTACTCTGACTTGAGGAATCTTTTGTTAGCTCTGATAATCCCATTTTTTCAGAGATTTCGGCTTGTTCTATTGTGGAAAAAATATGAACGCGGTCGGGTTCGGCTAAGGGGGCAGTATTAAAGTTGATAAAGAGCTTTTTCGAGGCAATTAAACTATTGATTTCATCAGGACTAATTCCATTTATGGTTAGTAATAATTTGCTATAAGTTATTCCGGGGATTTCTTTGACTAGAGATAATATTGTTTGGTTAAGGCTCTTGTTTTCGTCTAACTCTTTTTCTTGAAAATAGGGTTCTAACCATTGATAATTTCTCAACCGTATTGTATTTTGTTCAATATCTGTTCTGACCCGATAGTTAAGTCCGTATTTTTGGGCATATTCCTCTCCTGGTGGACAAAACCAATTTCCGTTTTCATCTTGGACGTAGCGGTTGGGTTGGTGTTGTGCTTTTTTGATTAATTCACTAATTGGTTTAAATTCTTCCCATCCAGCCCAGTTTACTTCGATTACGAAAAAATCAGGAGTATGCATTGTACGAACTTGGCGATCGCTTTTTGAAAAGTAATTTAATTCCAAGGGTGGCGGTTGGTCGTAATATTCTAAAACTTCTCGGTTATGCTCTAATTGGTCAATAATATGTGCTAACTCGCCTCGATGAGATTCAAACTGAATGGTTTGACCCATTTTTTCACTACAATAATTCCCACAAACATTGCCATAATTCCCTTGTACTTTGCGAGATGGTGGTACTTGGCGAATCTGAGCTATAAGAGAGCGGGTATTTTGGGCAAGTCTGAGTTGACTACACCATTGGTCAAACTCTTCTTCTGTGAGCATTGATTGGTTAGAGTTTGGTTCTTGTTTTTAGTTTATCGGACTTGTGTCCATTTTCTTCTGACATTTTGGGATTATGTCCATTTTCTTTTTCCAAAATTCCGCTTGCTGTATTAATTTCTTAACGAAGTCATAAGTATTTCAGCTTACGGTCTGTCCAATTTCTTCTGACAAACTTGGTCAGAATCTTCTTCAAGTCACAGTTTACTTTGATACTTTATTAGCACGCTACCACTGCATCAAAAAGACTCGTCCTGGTGGTAAACCCCGTTTTGGCTCAGTAGTTGAGCGATTATTTGGCACAACCAATACAGAATTTATCTTTAATTTACTGGGCAACACCCAAGCCAGTAAACAACCGCGTCAATTGACCAAAGTTGTTGACCCCAAACAACTTGCCGTTTGGACATTAGCAGATTTATATACCTACCTGACCCAGTGGGCATACACTATTTATGACACGAGCGTACATGATTCCTTGGGTGAGACACCATTACAAGTTTATACCGACGCTATCGCTGCCACTGGGGAGAGGGAACACCGACGCATTGCATACAACGAAGACTTCCTCATGGCAACACGCCCTAGCACACCCAAAGGCAATGCTAAAGTCCAGCCAGGTCAGGGAATTAAAGTCAATTATCTTTATTACTGGAACGATGCTTTCCGCAATCCGGTTGTCGAAAAAACTAAAGTCAGTGTGCGCTATGACCCTTTTGATATGGGTGTAGCTTATGCGTATCTGGAGGGAAGATGGGTCAAATGTATCTCCCAGTATTACAGCACCTTTGCCGGACGCACGGAGAAAGAAGTGCTGTTAGCAGCCCAAGAAATTAGACAGCAAGATAAGCGTAATGCTGTGAGTACAAATATCTCTGCCAAACGCCTTGCTGACTTCATCGCGGCGGTGCAAGAACATGAAACCTTACTCATGCAACGATTGCGGGATTTAGAAGCGGTTGGGGTGCTGGAGAATGTAACACCCAATACCGAAGGTGTACCCCAGTTCCCAAGAGTCAACACTCTTGAGCCAGAGATGGAAGCACACAGTCAAGATGACGAACCATTGCCACCACTGCAAAACAACGTTGAACTGTTGGATCTCACACAACTGCCGATATTGGGGGAATACCGTTAATGGACAACTTTTTAACCGACAATCAAAACGGCGAAATACAGTCGAAACTTACCCAGTTTAAGGAGTATGCAGTTTTACATCCCCAGTTAGAACGGGTAGATATGTTGTTGATGCGTGCAATTCGAGAACCCGCCGGATTTGCTCATGTGTTGGTGTATGGGCCAAGCGGTGTGGGTAAAACAACGATGATTCGGCAGATTGCTAAACGGTTAAATGAGAATGTACCCGAACTGTTACCGGGTGTATCCAATTCCTTAAGCTATCGTAACGGCAGTCAACCCCCAATACCGTTATTGCTATTAGAAACACGACCACCGGACGGTGGGGTATTTAATCGGGCAGATTACTACCGCACTGCACTAAAACTTTTGGGAGAACCATTCTATGAGCGGCGGATGCTGATAGATATTGATGCGGAGCAGACCTGGGAGAAGAAAGGACGCTCCCGGACTAAAACAGCACAGTTTAATGATTCGCCTGAACTGCGCCACGCATTAGAAGAAGCGATGACCAAACGTGGAGTGCGGGCGGTGATTTTGGATGAAGCACAGCACTTAATGAAGATTGGGACTGGTGCAAGTGCTGGTAAACTTTTAGACCAGTTGGACTGGATTAAGTCCATGACCAATGTTACGGGAGTGCTACACATTCTGATTGGGACTTACGAACTGCTCAATTTCCGCAATTTAAGTGGTCAAGCATCCCGGCGGGGACTGGATATCCATTTTTCGCGTTATTTGTATCAAAAAGAACAAGATCGTCAGGATTTTCAAGCAGCATTATTGGCACTGCTGATGCAAGTACCTCTGAATGTTGATGTTAAAGAGCTAATGCAGCATTGGCTTTATTTTTATGAGCGTTCCATTGGTTGTGTTGGGGTACTCAAGGACTGGCTTATCCGGGCTGTGGCGGCGGCATTGCATGATGGTCACGATACTTTGAGTTTAGAACGACTGCATGAACATACCCTCACACTAGCCCAATGTGAACGTATGGCTTTGGATACCACTGAGGGTGAACAAAAACTCTCGTACATGGAAAGTCGCCGTGAACATTTGTGGCATTTGCTACAGATAGGTATGGGTTCGACCTCTGTACCAAAAGCGGCGGTGGATTTATCCCAGAGCGGGGCCAATACGGNNNNNNNNNNNNNNNNNNNNNNNNNAAGAACAATTGAACAAGCTTTAAGTTGGTTGATTGGCTTACAAAAGTATTCGCTTGGTGCTGATTCAGTCCAGCAGATTCTAAATTCTCCCTCTGGACGACGCGAACTGGCTGAATTAGTTAAGAAAGTTGAATTCCTTTCTGAAGATATTAGCCAGGGGATGGATTTCTTATTTTTATACTTTAATGAGAATGATATTATTGGACAATATCTGCCTCATAATCAAATTTCATTTACCGAACTGGCAACTTTTTTAAACCTAGCTCAATCTGACTTACCCGACTTACGCAAATGGTTGACATATAAAGAAATATATGGGCAACTAGAAAATCTAGGAGTCCAAGATTTCTTAGATGCTTTGCGCGATCGCAAACCTAATCCTATTGAGTGTGTACAAAATAGGCTGCGTGATATTAACTACCAGCCTCGTCAGGTTTTTGGATCTTTATTTAACCCAGAAATTTCTAGTGAAGCAGAGTTAACAACAATTGAACAAGCTTTGAGTTGGTTGATTGGTTTACAAAAATATTCGCTTAGTGCTGATTTAGTCCAGCATATTATAAATTTTCCTTCTAAACGGCGCGAACTGACTGACTTAGTGAAGAAACTTGAATTAATTCATCACAAAATTAGACAAGGATTAGATTTTATATTATCGCACTTTGATGAAAGTGATATCACAGATTCTTACTTACCTCGCAACCAAATTTCTTTTGTCGAACTAGAAAGCTTTTTAAACTTAGCTCAATCGGAACTACCTTACTTTCAAGAATGGCTGACCTATAAAGAAACTTACCACAAACTCGAAAATTTTGGGAATGATAAGTTCTTAGATACTTTGCGTGACAACCAAATTGAACCAAAACAGTGGTTTCCAGTTCTAGAAAAGCGAATTTATCAAATATGCCTTGATGCAATCCTTGCAAGAAAACCTGAGTTGAAAAACTTTAACTTTGAGGTACACGAACGACAAATTAAGGAATTTTCTCAACTCGATTATAACCAACTAGATGCTGCCAGAGAACGTTTAAAACAGCTTCATATGCAACGCTGGCAAAACTGGGAAAAGACCTCAGTCGCTCTAGCTGAGATATCAAATTTGAAAAGAGAAGCGAATAAAAAAAGCCGACATTTACCCATCCGTAAACTTCTTAACGACACACAAAAAGGGATACCAAATCTCGTCAAAGCTTTAAAGCCTTGCTGGATGATGAGTCCACTTTCAGTTACTCAATATATAAATCCATATGTAGTTCATTTTGATGTTCTCATCTTTGATGAAGCATCCCAGCTTCGCACAGAGGATGTTGTTCCTGCGATTATCCGTTCTAATCAAGTTATTGTGATTGGGGATAATAAACAGCTTCCTCCCACATCATTTTTTGCAACCAAAGATAACGAAGAAGAAGATATCGATAATCAAGATGATGCAAGCTATGAAAGCGTTTTAAATGAATGTTCAAAGTTTATGCTTGGACGCACCCTGAAATGGCACTACCGCAGTCAAGATGAACGTTTGATAGCTTTCTCCAACCGTCATTTTTATGACTCTCAGTTAGTTACATTTCCAAACCCAGTTCAAAATCCAGATTTGGGAGTATGGTTTAAGCATGTTCCTGATGGCGTTTACGATCGCGGTGAACGCAGAGATAATCGACGCGAGGCTCAAGTGGTTGCTCAGTTAGCGTTGGAGCATTTTCAAAGGTTTCCCGAACAATCCCTTGGTATAATTGCCTTTAGCGAGGCTCAAGCCGACGCAATTCGAGAGCAAATTGAGATTTTGGGCAAAGATTACCCCAATCTGGAGACGTTTTGCAGCGACAACTCACCGCAATTTTTTCTCAAAGCATTAGAAAACGTTCAGGGTGATGAGCGAGATGCTATCATACTCAGTGTTGGGTATGCTCGTGATTCTCAAGGTAAGCTTTCTCTCAACTTTGGTCCTTTAAATAAGCAAGGTGGAGAACGACGGCTGAATGTAGCTGTCACGCGAGCAAAAAGCAAAATTACACTGGTTTCTTCGATAGTCGCTGGTGACATTGATTTAACACGCGCCACAAGCAAAGGTGTAAAGTTACTGCGTGATTATTTGGAATACGCAGCAAGTGGTGGGGAACGACTACAAGGTAATTCTTACACAGATGCACTTAAGTTTGACTCGCCATTTGAAGAAGATGTTTATCATGCCTTAGTCGAGCAGGGATACATTATCCGCACCCAAGTTGGATGCTCAGGATACCGGATTGACCTTGGTGTAGTCAATAACAATCGCCCTGGTGAGTTTTTACTGGGGATTGAGTGTGATGGTGCATCATATCATAGTTCACCTACTGCAAGAGATCGCGATCGCCTTAGACAACAGGTGCTTGAAAGGCTAGGTTGGAAAATTCACCGCATTTGGTCAACAGACTGGTTTCGTAACAAACCTGTTCAAGTTCGTCTGTTGATAGAAAGAATCAAACAACTACAACAAATGAATAGCTAATTTTACTGACTAGAACGCAAAATTGTTAATCATTATAATTTTTATTAACATTCTTTGTGTTTAACCTTGGATTCCTTGATATAAAATACCTAAAATTTTATTTAATTCTTTAATATAATAATTATTCAAATCAACAAACAAATCAGCACCTTCCAGCTTCAAAAATTTCCAAATATCTCCTGTCGTCACCGCTCCATAAATAGTTTTAATTTCATTTTCCTCCTGCTGGTTAAATATCTGTGCTGCCAACATTGCCGCCATACATTGACCTAATCCACCTTTAATGTTTTCATTTTTTGCCTCGACAATAATCATTACAGGTGCATTAATTGTTAACTGTTCTTTAGAGCGGCTGATAACAAAATCACAATAACCATTTAATCCCTTCTCGGCATCAACATTAAAATCTGTCCCCGAAAATAAGCTAATCTGATAATTAGCCTTACGCCTTACCTCCAACAAAATCGGCGTAATAATCATTTCGGAACGAGCTTTTTCTGTATTAATAGCCAAGGCTAAATCGGTAGTTTCTTCTAAAGTAGTTGTTAGTTGAGTGCTTATTTCTCTAGGTTCAATGTTAGCGAATAAATCATTGTTTTCATCAATATGAATATTGAATTGTTTTTTAAATTTACTTAAGGTAAAGTCACTATAAGTCATTCTCCCTCATTCTTATTTGCTGTGGTTGCTATTATTAGTTTAAAACGATCTAAACAAACTGCTCTGCTTTTTGGGGGTGAATCGCACCTGACACCATCCCTAAATATACAGTCGTTTGTTGCCGAGTGAAGGCGATCGCCATAATCTTTGTAGGTTGCGTTGTCGCTCTTCGCAACGCACGATCATTAGATAGAAAAATTCTGGATAACCACTTCAAATTAAGTAATTAGACGGAAAGCTTCTGTAATGTTGTCGAGTTAGGGTAAGCCGAATAGCCCGTCGTAGGGATGTCTACGACAAATTACTTCGGGAGCATTTCACACAGAATCTCTGGACAACTCTACAACAAAGGTAAAATAGAAGCAATTCCCTATTATTGAAAACGTCATACGAGGAAAAGCAGTGCAAAACTATGGCGTACAGCGACTTTACTCTAGAAAAAGCTGCGGCTGTTTTGGGAATCACCACCCAAGAAGCCGATCTGTTTCCCAAGCTTGTACCTCTTTCTATTCCTTCGTGGTTAAATGAAACTTTAGGAAAACGAACTCAGTTATCTCTAATTAGTGAAAAGGCTCGCAGCGAATTTATTATTGTACCGATTTTACTAGCCTGTCGCGATCTCAGCCAAGATAGCTTGGCTATTTTTTCTGGACAAAGACTTGATGTCGATCCTGCACAGGGCTTGATTGGGGAATGTGATTTTATTTTAGCAATAGCTCCACCTTTACCACCGTTGCGATCGCCAATTCTCACTGTAGTGGAAGCGAAGAAAAATGATGTTGAAGCTGGGTTAGGACAGTGCATCGCACAAATGGTGGCAGCGGATTTATTCAATCGTTCATCTGGACAAGCAGAAATACCCGTGTATGGATGTGTGACAACAGGAGAAGTATGGCAGTTTCTGCAACTTTCGCAAAAAGTGGCTTTGCTTGATAAGCAAAGATATTACTTGGATAACGTAGGAGCTATTTTGGCAATTGTACAGGCAATTGTTCAGCAATTTAGTAGTTAATTTGGGTAACACTTTGTTCTCGCAAGTCGATAAATCTACTTTTGAGTTGAAGCGTTGCAAGTAGCCCTAAGGAGGCATCGCACTATCTGTGTAAATTAGTTTTATTAACGCGCAATCATCGGGATTTCAGTAAGATACCCGGATTGTTAATTGAAGTAGTAATANNNNNNNNNNNNNNNNNNNNNNNNNNNNNNNNNNNNNNNNNNNNNNNNNNNNNNNNNNNNNNNNNNNNNNNNNNNNNNNNNNNNNNNNNNNNNNNNNNNNNNNNNNNNNNNNNNNNNNNNNNNNNNNNNNNNNNNNNNNNNNNNNNNNNNNNNNNNNNNNNNNNNNNNNNNNNNNNNNNNNNNNNNNNNNNNNNNNNNNNNNNNNNNNNNNNNNNNNNNNNNNNNNNNNNNNNNNNNNNNNNNNNNNNNNNNNNNNNNNNNNNNNNNNNNNNNNNNNNNNNNNNNNNNNNNNNNNNNNNNNNNNNNNNNNNNNNNNNNNNNNNNNNNNNNNNNNNNNNNNNNNNNNNNNNNNNNNNNNNNNNNNNNNNNNNNNNNNNNNNNNNNNNNNNNNNNNNNNNNNNNNNNNNNNNNNNNNNNNNNNNNNNNNNNNNNNNNNNNNNNNNNNNNNNNNNNNNNNNNNNNNNNNNNNNNNNNNNNNNNNNNNNNNNNNNNNNNNNNNNNNNNNNNNNNNNNNNNNNNNNNNNNNNNNNNNNNNNNNNNNNNNNNNNNNNNNNNNNNNNNNNNNNNNNNNNNNNNNNNNNNNNNNNNNNNNNNNNNNNNNNNNNNNNNNNNNNNNNNNNNNNNNNNNNNNNNNNNNNNNNNNNNNNNNNNNNNNNNNNNNNNNNNNNNNNNNNNNNNNNNNNNNNNNNNNNNNNNNNNNNNNNNNNNNNNNNNNNNNNNNNNNNNNNNNNNNNNNNNNNNNNNNNNNNNNNNNNNNNNNNNNNNNNNNNNNNNNNNNNNNNNNNNNNNNNNNNNNNNNNNNNNNNNNNNNNNNNNNNNNNNNNNNNNNNNNNNNNNNNNNNNNNNNNNNNNNNNNNNNNNNNNNNNNNNNNNNNNNNNNNNNNNNNNNNNNNNNNNNNNNNNNNNNNNNNNNNNNNNNNNNNNNNNNNNNNNNNNNNNNNNNNNNNNNNNNNNNNNNNNNNNNNNNNNNNNNNNNNNNNNNNNNNNNNNNNNNNNNNNNNNNNNNNNNNNNNNNNNNNNNNNNNNNNNNNNNNNNNNNNNNNNNNNNNNNNNNNNNNNNNNNNNNNNNNNNNNNNNNNNNNNNNNNNNNNNNNNNNNNNNNNNNNNNNNNNNNNNNNNNNNNNNNNNNNNNNNNNNNNNNNNNNNNNNNNNNNNNNNNNNNNNNNNNNNNNNNNNNNNNNNNNNNNNNNNNNNNNNNNNNNNNNNNNNNNNNNNNNNNNNNNNNNNNNNNNNNNNNNNNNNNNNNNNNNNNNNNNNNNNNNNNNNNNNNNNNNNNNNNNNNNNNNNNNNNNNNNNNNNNNNNNNNNNNNNNNNNNNNNNNNNNNNNNNNNNNNNNNNNNNNNNNNNNNNNNNNNNNNNNNNNNNNNNNNNNNNNNNNNNNNNNNNNNNNNNNNNNNNNNNNNNNNNNNNNNNNNNNNNNNNNNNNNNNNNNNNNNNNNNNNNNNNNNNNNNNNNNNNNNNNNNNNNNNNNNNNNNNNNNNNNNNNNNNNNNNNNNNNNNNNNNNNNNNNNNNNNNNNNNNNNNNNNNNNNNNNNNNNNNNNNNNNNNNNNNNNNNNNNNNNNNNNNNNNNNNNNNNNNNNNNNNNNNNNNNNNNNNNNNNNNNNNNNNNNNNNNNNNNNNNNNNNNNNNNNNNNNNNNNNNNNNNNNNNNNNNNNNNNNNNNNNNNNNNNNNNNNNNNNNNNNNNNNNNNNNNNNNNNNNNNNNNNNNNNNNNNNNNNNNNNNNNNNNNNNNNNNNNNNN includes the following:
- a CDS encoding ATP-binding protein, which codes for MDNFLTDNQNGEIQSKLTQFKEYAVLHPQLERVDMLLMRAIREPAGFAHVLVYGPSGVGKTTMIRQIAKRLNENVPELLPGVSNSLSYRNGSQPPIPLLLLETRPPDGGVFNRADYYRTALKLLGEPFYERRMLIDIDAEQTWEKKGRSRTKTAQFNDSPELRHALEEAMTKRGVRAVILDEAQHLMKIGTGASAGKLLDQLDWIKSMTNVTGVLHILIGTYELLNFRNLSGQASRRGLDIHFSRYLYQKEQDRQDFQAALLALLMQVPLNVDVKELMQHWLYFYERSIGCVGVLKDWLIRAVAAALHDGHDTLSLERLHEHTLTLAQCERMALDTTEGEQKLSYMESRREHLWHLLQIGMGSTSVPKAAVDLSQSGANT
- a CDS encoding TniQ family protein, producing MPYDSWNLTISFLPKRSHLYPLQPIGLGTPDTESLSSYLQRLAQQHCLRPWQLYTYELVPLIQHEEYLLQKDTKKTSIKQIFLTNKTTSSNLSVINGLQSITPVIVSAIEQLTSRQDLCSLTLVSWLKILDSVEPLLKHSCAWCPYCYQVWREQGEVIYIPLLWLI
- a CDS encoding ATP-binding protein, producing MEQSAYPQELLQAPISERVTFFVNYTMAHPHLIQAFNEVMQSVYQAPGISLIFVVGATGVGKTTLLRRLEQKLTEKALPELKHNQGKVPVIGLEAKAPEFSQFDWKDFYIRLLKMLNEPLIEKKINYGQSCSKWRSAVESALIHRSPDAFYIDEAHHLAMLPSGRKLKDQPETLKSLANLTQVKIIPTGTYDLLPLIDLGDQLCRRSKTIHFQRYHADNSQEAKAFKSVVQTFSQYLPLPQQPDLLSNWEFLYERSLGCVGILKDWLSVTLSEVLDSDGNARTITLSDLQRHALGVRQCLVMLKSISTGEQQLQESSEDLLKLQRDLKLIPSSHGAAQEKYSQSKKEREVCRTEDSGKERASQKNTKKQIAQTSPRRYPLNKEESEKEEKETDFFHSL
- a CDS encoding Mu transposase C-terminal domain-containing protein; amino-acid sequence: MTKVVDPKQLAVWTLADLYTYLTQWAYTIYDTSVHDSLGETPLQVYTDAIAATGEREHRRIAYNEDFLMATRPSTPKGNAKVQPGQGIKVNYLYYWNDAFRNPVVEKTKVSVRYDPFDMGVAYAYLEGRWVKCISQYYSTFAGRTEKEVLLAAQEIRQQDKRNAVSTNISAKRLADFIAAVQEHETLLMQRLRDLEAVGVLENVTPNTEGVPQFPRVNTLEPEMEAHSQDDEPLPPLQNNVELLDLTQLPILGEYR
- a CDS encoding integrase catalytic domain-containing protein; translation: MLTSVSSLISLATCNISSAISSEQLSLGRCWATFLVDGYSKRILALYLSFEPPSYRSCLMVIRICVKRFGRLPQTIITDNGKEFHSVYFKQLLAYYKCHHKYRPSGEPRYGSPVERVFGTTNTLWLHELQGNTQILKNNRQVTKSVNPIHQAVWTIGELYQSLETWAYSIYDNRLNSSLGLSPFQAYETGIQLGGIRESRRLEYDQTFLILTLPSPHSGDTRIVQPGRGVKVNHIYYWCQAFRNPEVEKTAVEVKIDPFNVSVAYCYVKGLWHECTSNHYPYLQGRTEKELQVISTDLRQRKRHQGQATVRSNTELMEYLQGAYQVEEKLLKQRLQALENQTVLNLIEGKQLSQNSLQVTHFNEIENHSEVLPNNADNDETLESYGEF
- a CDS encoding TnsA endonuclease N-terminal domain-containing protein; translation: MLTEEEFDQWCSQLRLAQNTRSLIAQIRQVPPSRKVQGNYGNVCGNYCSEKMGQTIQFESHRGELAHIIDQLEHNREVLEYYDQPPPLELNYFSKSDRQVRTMHTPDFFVIEVNWAGWEEFKPISELIKKAQHQPNRYVQDENGNWFCPPGEEYAQKYGLNYRVRTDIEQNTIRLRNYQWLEPYFQEKELDENKSLNQTILSLVKEIPGITYSKLLLTINGISPDEINSLIASKKLFINFNTAPLAEPDRVHIFSTIEQAEISEKMGLSELTKDSSSQSNEEVQQLLLKARPQDLETANARYEAIKSYLEENSLPITKASRSIRHWRQQYQQAQKLYGENHGYVGLLPKHLDKGHHQKLEPALLDFMAEFIEKHYYTAKNRRVSGVYREFKLACSQQQPPFKPPSERTFREQIKRQKNYQLTQARQGSKIAKQTKPFHSTNGMPKDGELPWENAHIDHTCLDINKR